The following are encoded together in the Chitinophagales bacterium genome:
- the cdaA gene encoding diadenylate cyclase CdaA yields MMVDLFIKIGFFEIRFLDIIDILLVAFLIYQAYKLIKGSFVVNIFLGIALVFIARWTVKALDMELTGFILGNFTEVGVIALLIVFQPEIRKFLLILGKESRFTENNWIKDLIFRKKKNAPTKIPMIGEIIPALRSMKSRKIGAILVFSGSSRMQLTANTGVLLNANISSKLIESIFEKNSPLHDGAMIIAENKIIAAGCVLPVSENPELPSRIGMRHKAAVGITEQSDVIALTVSEERGTISYARNGRIIQDLTLKEVESILQSYFEKLSTNK; encoded by the coding sequence ATGATGGTCGATTTGTTTATTAAAATAGGTTTTTTCGAAATTCGATTTCTCGATATCATCGATATTTTACTGGTAGCTTTTCTTATTTACCAGGCCTACAAATTGATCAAGGGCAGTTTTGTGGTAAATATTTTTCTTGGGATTGCACTGGTATTTATTGCGCGCTGGACGGTTAAAGCTTTAGACATGGAACTCACCGGTTTTATTCTGGGCAACTTCACTGAAGTAGGTGTGATAGCCCTGCTTATTGTTTTTCAGCCTGAAATCCGCAAATTCCTGCTTATTCTCGGTAAAGAAAGTCGATTTACTGAAAACAACTGGATCAAAGACCTGATTTTCAGAAAGAAAAAAAATGCTCCTACAAAAATCCCGATGATAGGTGAAATAATTCCTGCACTGCGCAGTATGAAATCGAGGAAAATCGGAGCTATACTGGTCTTTTCGGGCTCTTCACGAATGCAGCTTACCGCAAATACGGGAGTGCTGCTCAATGCCAATATTTCCAGCAAATTGATAGAAAGTATTTTTGAAAAAAACAGTCCATTGCACGATGGAGCTATGATAATAGCTGAAAACAAAATTATTGCCGCAGGATGTGTTTTGCCGGTTTCTGAAAATCCCGAATTGCCCTCGCGTATTGGCATGCGCCACAAAGCGGCAGTAGGCATCACAGAGCAAAGTGATGTGATTGCTTTAACGGTTTCTGAAGAACGGGGAACGATCAGCTATGCAAGAAACGGGCGCATTATTCAAGACCTGACACTGAAAGAAGTAGAAAGCATATTGCAAAGCTATTTCGAAAAACTAAGCACCAACAAATAA
- a CDS encoding ABC transporter permease: protein MFQFLLKRSFYGVLVLLGVVLIVFFLFNVLPVNSARMTLGQRADVASVEIIEKELGLNLPLHLRLLKYVSELSPIWVHEATEAEQERLSYSPLFHIGENSVLAWKAPYMGRSYQTRRLVSEILIEKIPPTLILAFTAILFAAIVGIILGVIAAINHNKFIDNTAVTLSVVGISQPSYFSGIILALVFGFLLHDYTGLNHVGALFELNDYGEEVINWRNLILPAIALGIRPVAIITQLTRSSMLDVLSQDYVRTARAKGLSGNIVLFKHALRNALNPVVTSVSGWFASLLAGAYFVEIIFDFKGLGYETVKALLNFDFPVAMGSVLFTAVIFVLVNIFVDLIYALLDPRVSVGDEG from the coding sequence TTGTTTCAATTTCTGCTCAAGCGCTCATTTTACGGAGTTTTGGTATTACTTGGCGTAGTATTGATCGTTTTCTTTCTGTTCAATGTACTCCCTGTAAATTCAGCTCGGATGACATTAGGTCAAAGAGCAGATGTGGCTTCGGTAGAAATTATTGAAAAAGAATTGGGCTTGAATTTGCCCCTGCATTTGCGTCTTTTGAAATATGTAAGCGAATTGTCGCCAATCTGGGTGCACGAGGCCACAGAAGCTGAACAGGAGCGCCTGAGTTATTCCCCCTTGTTTCATATTGGAGAAAATTCGGTTTTGGCCTGGAAAGCACCCTATATGGGGCGTTCTTATCAAACCCGCAGGCTTGTTTCTGAAATATTGATTGAAAAAATACCCCCTACACTGATTTTGGCATTTACCGCAATATTGTTTGCCGCTATTGTGGGGATTATTCTTGGCGTGATTGCTGCTATCAACCACAATAAATTTATTGACAATACGGCCGTTACGCTTTCGGTTGTGGGCATTTCCCAGCCTTCTTATTTCTCGGGGATTATCCTTGCACTTGTTTTTGGCTTTTTACTGCACGATTATACCGGGCTGAATCATGTGGGGGCACTTTTCGAGCTCAATGATTATGGCGAAGAAGTCATCAACTGGCGAAATTTAATTCTTCCAGCAATTGCGCTGGGCATACGTCCGGTAGCCATTATCACTCAATTGACGCGCAGCAGTATGCTCGATGTATTGTCGCAGGATTATGTGCGCACAGCCAGGGCCAAAGGACTGAGCGGAAATATAGTGCTTTTCAAACACGCATTGCGCAATGCACTGAACCCTGTTGTGACTTCTGTTTCGGGCTGGTTTGCCAGCCTGTTGGCAGGAGCCTATTTTGTGGAAATAATATTTGACTTCAAAGGTCTGGGCTATGAAACCGTGAAGGCACTGCTGAATTTTGATTTTCCGGTGGCTATGGGTTCTGTGTTGTTTACCGCTGTAATTTTTGTGCTGGTCAATATTTTTGTGGATTTGATTTATGCATTGCTCGATCCGAGGGTTTCTGTTGGGGATGAGGGGTAG
- a CDS encoding isoprenylcysteine carboxylmethyltransferase family protein yields the protein MNPYFLLSIAWIFFYALHSFMANSYIKSRVENVLKSHYRFYRLAFNFISILLFAGILWFQFSIPEQYFLSVNLFTQLAGGIIFLAGTVLLLIAFSSFNKLEFAGIEQLNSTDRGQANTSELITDSGMYAYVRHPLYFAVILMFLGALLFRPTIAMLIFTGITFIYLPIGVRLEEQKLIEEFGKSYIEYRRKVKMLIPFVF from the coding sequence ATGAATCCATATTTTCTGCTTTCAATTGCCTGGATATTTTTCTATGCCTTGCACAGTTTTATGGCCAATTCATACATTAAATCTCGCGTAGAAAATGTGTTGAAAAGTCATTATCGCTTTTACAGGTTGGCATTCAATTTCATAAGTATATTGCTGTTTGCAGGTATTTTATGGTTTCAGTTTTCCATACCTGAGCAGTATTTTCTATCGGTAAATTTATTCACACAGCTTGCAGGCGGAATTATTTTCCTTGCAGGGACTGTACTTTTACTTATTGCTTTTTCCTCATTCAATAAATTGGAATTTGCAGGAATAGAACAGCTGAATTCTACCGACAGAGGACAAGCAAATACTTCTGAATTAATTACTGATAGTGGAATGTATGCCTATGTAAGGCATCCACTATATTTTGCAGTGATACTGATGTTTTTGGGCGCTTTGCTTTTCAGGCCTACTATTGCCATGCTTATTTTCACGGGCATTACTTTTATTTATCTGCCAATTGGTGTCAGGTTGGAAGAACAAAAATTGATAGAGGAGTTTGGTAAAAGCTATATTGAATATAGACGAAAGGTGAAAATGCTGATTCCCTTTGTGTTTTGA
- the folP gene encoding dihydropteroate synthase — protein sequence MDKIKTFHKKTLQSKGRLMDFSSPRIMGVINLNRDSFYAGSQQHSTDAACKVAEKMIEEGAYILDIGAMSSRPGAQISDSDEEAAHLLPTLKAIRKAFPELFISIDTVHAKVADAAISEGADLINDISGGAFDPNLLKIVAAQKVPYVLMHMRGKPKNMQALNQYDDLIAELLDYFNKKIQQLYAMGISDIIVDPGFGFAKNIEQNFRLLKALKTFEFIGCPILAGLSRKSMIWKTLESSPEEALNGTTALNMLALQNGANILRVHDVKAAQECIQLYEKYENSTIE from the coding sequence ATGGATAAAATTAAAACTTTTCACAAAAAGACCTTGCAAAGTAAAGGACGGCTCATGGATTTTTCAAGCCCAAGGATCATGGGAGTGATTAATTTAAACCGCGACTCATTTTATGCAGGCTCACAGCAACATTCTACTGATGCTGCATGTAAAGTTGCTGAAAAAATGATTGAGGAAGGGGCTTATATTTTGGATATTGGCGCAATGTCCTCGCGCCCGGGCGCTCAAATTTCCGATTCTGATGAAGAAGCTGCACATCTTTTACCCACATTAAAAGCCATTCGAAAAGCATTTCCCGAGCTATTTATTTCCATTGACACTGTTCACGCCAAAGTAGCCGATGCTGCTATTTCTGAAGGGGCAGATCTGATCAATGACATATCCGGTGGCGCATTTGACCCCAATTTGCTGAAAATTGTTGCAGCGCAAAAAGTGCCCTATGTACTGATGCACATGCGCGGAAAACCGAAAAATATGCAAGCACTCAATCAATATGATGATTTAATTGCAGAACTACTGGACTATTTCAACAAAAAAATTCAGCAACTTTACGCTATGGGTATTTCAGATATTATTGTTGATCCCGGTTTTGGATTTGCCAAAAATATTGAGCAAAATTTCCGCCTTTTAAAAGCTTTAAAGACCTTTGAATTCATTGGATGCCCAATATTAGCAGGATTATCGCGCAAATCTATGATCTGGAAAACACTGGAGTCTTCTCCTGAAGAAGCTTTAAACGGAACTACAGCCCTGAATATGCTCGCATTGCAAAACGGAGCCAATATCCTGCGTGTACACGATGTGAAAGCTGCTCAGGAATGTATTCAATTGTATGAAAAATATGAAAATTCCACTATAGAATGA
- a CDS encoding BT_3928 family protein encodes MREKNTLVKAGRAVLLLSFVALGISLLNQFGFIDLIGSGTFLIIALAGLAISMMMHVAGDYYKPGEALTMAFRIFVGVLFIFSGFVKSIDPLGTAYKITEYFVEFGLGFFEPFTLAMSVFMIVLEIVLGITLLLGYMRNWTLRLLLLLILFFTFLTGYTTVTGNVTDCGCFGDFLKLEPFQSFIKDLVLLVMILVLYYNKKYIKPFFSTYIAGPISVLATLFFTWFCFSNFYFDLPAMDFRPYKPGKNIPEQMTVPKDKQPIVEFVFTYKNKETGEEKEFNANNMPSGDKWEFVDRKDIVIKEGETPPINNFSIVNKDGESMDDEILYNPDYVFMVVAYDLRHTAKEAFIEKINPLAEKAQKAGYMFFTVTSTSPESFEQEIDSNHPFYLADDIFLKTIVRSNPGLVILKDGNVLMKWHHRHIPDYEEINSNYLK; translated from the coding sequence ATGCGAGAAAAAAACACTTTAGTAAAAGCGGGAAGAGCAGTATTGCTGCTGTCATTCGTAGCTTTAGGCATTTCCCTACTCAATCAATTTGGTTTTATTGATCTGATTGGCAGCGGTACTTTTTTGATCATCGCGCTTGCTGGCCTGGCAATATCAATGATGATGCACGTAGCTGGTGATTATTACAAGCCTGGAGAGGCGCTTACTATGGCTTTCAGGATATTTGTCGGTGTGCTTTTTATTTTTTCGGGTTTTGTGAAATCCATAGATCCGCTCGGAACAGCTTATAAGATCACAGAATATTTTGTTGAGTTTGGGCTCGGTTTTTTCGAACCATTTACTTTAGCAATGTCCGTATTTATGATAGTGCTGGAAATTGTGCTCGGGATTACATTGCTTTTGGGTTATATGCGCAACTGGACGCTCAGGCTTTTACTCCTGCTGATTTTATTTTTCACATTCCTTACCGGATACACTACCGTAACAGGTAATGTAACCGATTGCGGATGTTTTGGGGATTTTTTGAAATTAGAGCCTTTCCAGTCCTTTATTAAGGATCTTGTTTTGCTGGTGATGATACTGGTATTGTATTACAACAAGAAATACATCAAACCATTTTTTAGCACCTATATAGCCGGACCAATCAGTGTTTTGGCAACCTTGTTTTTTACCTGGTTTTGCTTTTCAAATTTCTATTTCGATTTGCCTGCAATGGATTTCAGGCCATACAAACCCGGAAAGAATATACCAGAGCAAATGACAGTGCCCAAAGACAAACAGCCAATAGTTGAGTTCGTATTCACCTATAAAAACAAAGAAACCGGTGAAGAGAAAGAATTCAACGCCAACAACATGCCTTCTGGGGACAAATGGGAATTTGTTGACCGCAAAGATATAGTGATCAAAGAAGGAGAAACTCCACCTATAAACAATTTTTCCATTGTGAATAAAGACGGGGAAAGTATGGATGATGAAATTCTTTACAATCCCGACTATGTGTTTATGGTTGTGGCTTATGATCTCAGGCATACTGCAAAAGAAGCCTTTATAGAAAAAATAAATCCACTGGCTGAGAAAGCCCAAAAAGCGGGTTATATGTTTTTTACTGTTACAAGTACATCCCCCGAAAGTTTTGAACAGGAAATTGATTCAAACCACCCTTTTTACCTGGCAGATGATATTTTCCTGAAAACCATTGTAAGATCTAATCCCGGTTTGGTAATTTTGAAAGATGGAAATGTGCTAATGAAATGGCATCATCGGCATATTCCTGATTATGAAGAAATTAATTCAAACTATTTAAAATAA
- a CDS encoding DUF3098 domain-containing protein, with product MSKKKTTIEEPELLFTKKNYALVVLGFAIMIIGYFLMIGGGNPEPHIFNAEEKYSFVRTTLSPIFILGGLFIVGMAIFTKR from the coding sequence ATGAGTAAGAAAAAAACAACAATTGAAGAACCGGAATTGCTCTTTACAAAGAAAAATTATGCCCTTGTAGTTCTTGGCTTTGCAATAATGATTATAGGCTATTTTTTGATGATTGGTGGCGGAAATCCCGAACCCCATATTTTTAATGCAGAAGAAAAATACAGCTTTGTCAGAACCACATTGTCGCCCATTTTTATCCTCGGAGGGCTATTTATAGTGGGTATGGCTATTTTCACAAAACGCTGA
- a CDS encoding undecaprenyl-diphosphate phosphatase encodes MSLLEAIVLGIVQGLTEFLPVSSSGHLELVKHLFGSKLVAEESLLFTVAVHAATALSTIVVFRKDLVEIFRGLFQFQWNESARFSWFIVLSMIPAAFVGLFFEDFLDQLFSGQILLVGLMLLLTALLLILADRAKFTNKSVGWKEALLVGVAQAIAILPGISRSGATISASVLLGIDRTKAARFSFLMVVPLILGKIAKDILSGGFNLEGDKLLVILAASLAAFIAGLLACKWMISLVRNSNLYYFAIYCFIVGTIAIASQLII; translated from the coding sequence ATGAGTTTACTTGAGGCAATTGTCCTTGGTATTGTCCAGGGATTAACAGAATTTCTTCCTGTAAGCAGCAGCGGGCATCTTGAGCTGGTCAAACACCTTTTTGGAAGTAAACTTGTGGCAGAAGAAAGTCTGCTTTTTACTGTAGCTGTTCACGCTGCAACTGCACTCAGCACCATAGTTGTTTTTAGAAAAGATCTTGTAGAAATATTTCGCGGATTGTTTCAATTCCAGTGGAATGAATCAGCGCGCTTTTCCTGGTTTATTGTTCTGTCAATGATTCCTGCCGCATTTGTGGGATTGTTTTTTGAAGATTTTCTCGATCAATTGTTTTCAGGGCAAATACTGCTGGTAGGTTTAATGCTTTTGCTTACTGCACTTTTATTGATACTCGCTGATCGGGCTAAATTCACCAATAAAAGTGTAGGATGGAAAGAAGCACTCCTTGTGGGAGTAGCACAGGCCATTGCTATTCTGCCTGGAATTTCCCGTTCTGGAGCTACTATTTCAGCCTCTGTGTTGCTGGGTATTGATCGCACAAAAGCTGCGCGCTTTTCTTTCCTGATGGTCGTGCCTTTAATACTTGGGAAAATAGCCAAAGATATTCTGAGCGGAGGTTTTAATCTGGAAGGTGATAAGCTTCTGGTTATTTTGGCTGCATCCCTGGCCGCTTTTATTGCCGGACTGCTGGCTTGCAAATGGATGATCAGCCTGGTGCGCAACAGCAATTTGTATTACTTTGCCATCTATTGTTTTATTGTTGGCACAATAGCTATAGCAAGTCAACTTATAATTTGA
- a CDS encoding permease-like cell division protein FtsX, translated as MAHQAGKSVSKKSGQSYLYSIISITLVLTMFGILSSILIFSNKISSYLKENVEISLILKDKLNEVDVLQFQKKLDIQPYILNSEYVSKEDAAKILQEEFGEDLDILGYNPLYSSINIHLKAAYANPDSLVNIENELRNHIEVQEVHYFKGLIDILSKNIRNISIVLSSILLVLLLITITLIDNTIKLAMYSNRFLIKSMQLVGATRWFIIRPFILRGFLNGVVSGLLAVCLLLGLAYYSQNFVNMLFDQKDIIEFSILFIGLIIVGALISGLSTFFAVHKYLRMKLDDLY; from the coding sequence ATGGCGCACCAAGCTGGAAAATCCGTTTCTAAAAAATCCGGTCAATCATATCTCTACTCAATCATCAGTATTACACTGGTGCTCACCATGTTCGGTATTCTGAGCTCAATTTTGATTTTTTCAAATAAAATTTCATCCTACCTGAAAGAAAATGTAGAGATTTCACTGATTTTAAAAGACAAGCTCAATGAAGTAGATGTACTTCAATTTCAAAAGAAACTGGATATTCAGCCCTATATTCTGAACAGCGAATATGTCTCCAAAGAGGATGCTGCAAAAATCCTACAGGAAGAATTTGGTGAAGACCTGGATATACTCGGCTACAACCCGTTGTATTCATCCATCAATATTCACCTGAAAGCAGCATATGCCAACCCCGACAGCCTGGTAAACATAGAAAACGAACTGCGCAATCACATTGAAGTACAGGAAGTGCATTATTTCAAAGGCCTGATAGATATTTTGAGCAAAAACATCCGCAATATTTCTATAGTACTGTCTTCAATATTGCTGGTCCTTTTGTTAATTACCATTACACTGATAGACAATACCATAAAACTGGCCATGTACTCCAATCGCTTTTTGATTAAAAGTATGCAACTGGTTGGTGCCACGCGCTGGTTTATCATTCGCCCTTTTATTTTGAGGGGATTTTTGAATGGAGTGGTGAGCGGGCTTTTGGCAGTTTGCCTTTTACTGGGATTGGCCTACTATTCTCAAAATTTTGTAAATATGCTCTTTGACCAAAAAGACATCATAGAGTTCAGTATTTTATTTATTGGACTAATTATTGTAGGCGCACTGATAAGTGGATTGAGCACATTTTTTGCAGTGCACAAATACTTAAGAATGAAATTAGACGATTTATACTAA
- a CDS encoding enoyl-CoA hydratase-related protein has translation MEFENIIVEKNYEKHIALIQLNRPKQLNALNLQTMGELRDALKMLDDDDTVRVIILTGNEKAFAAGADIKEMAGKGSIDMLKIDQFSTWDQIKKTKKPIIAAVSGFALGGGCELVMTCDMVVASETAQFGQPEIKIGVMPGAGGTQRLTKAVGKARAMEMVLTGNFIKAEEALSVGLINKVVPVELYLKEAVRLAQNIADKSPIAVQLAKESVLKAFNSSLDEGLVFERKNFYTLFATEDQKEGMNAFVEKRKPEFKGR, from the coding sequence ATGGAGTTTGAAAATATTATAGTTGAAAAAAATTACGAAAAACACATTGCACTCATTCAGTTGAATAGACCCAAGCAATTGAATGCCCTGAACCTTCAGACAATGGGTGAATTGCGCGATGCACTTAAAATGCTGGATGATGATGATACCGTTCGCGTGATTATTCTCACGGGCAATGAAAAGGCTTTTGCTGCCGGGGCGGATATCAAGGAAATGGCTGGAAAGGGCAGCATCGATATGCTCAAAATTGACCAGTTTTCTACTTGGGATCAAATTAAGAAAACCAAAAAGCCAATTATTGCCGCTGTTTCCGGTTTTGCCCTGGGCGGTGGTTGTGAGCTTGTGATGACCTGCGATATGGTAGTGGCTTCAGAAACAGCACAGTTTGGCCAACCGGAAATAAAAATAGGCGTGATGCCTGGAGCAGGAGGGACGCAGCGATTGACCAAAGCGGTAGGAAAAGCACGGGCTATGGAGATGGTACTTACGGGTAATTTTATAAAAGCTGAAGAAGCCCTCAGCGTTGGTTTGATCAATAAAGTAGTGCCTGTAGAATTGTATTTGAAGGAAGCGGTAAGGCTGGCACAAAACATTGCAGATAAATCGCCCATTGCGGTTCAATTGGCCAAGGAATCCGTATTAAAAGCTTTCAATAGCAGTTTGGATGAAGGGCTCGTATTTGAGCGTAAAAACTTCTACACGCTATTTGCCACCGAAGATCAAAAAGAGGGCATGAATGCCTTTGTAGAAAAAAGAAAGCCGGAGTTTAAGGGGAGGTAG
- a CDS encoding phosphatase PAP2 family protein, which produces MLESLINIDQSLFREMNGAWSNSFFDQVLPWFRNKYFWAPLYLFALTFLFFNFDRKTVLTVVVLAILSIVASDQISSSLIKPLVGRLRPCNDPDFLDQVILLVDCGSGKSFTSSHATNHFALAFFFGVFFRSLQPALLPVLIFWAAMVSYAQIYVGVHYPFDILGGAILGAFIGIIFAAIGKYILRNKFKTAKDGV; this is translated from the coding sequence ATGCTTGAAAGCCTTATCAATATTGATCAATCTCTTTTTCGGGAGATGAATGGTGCTTGGAGCAATTCATTTTTTGATCAGGTATTGCCCTGGTTTAGAAACAAGTATTTTTGGGCTCCACTTTATCTATTCGCACTCACTTTCTTGTTTTTTAATTTTGATAGAAAAACAGTGCTTACTGTTGTAGTGCTGGCTATTTTGAGTATTGTTGCAAGCGATCAGATCAGCAGTAGCTTAATCAAACCATTGGTAGGCAGGCTGCGCCCTTGCAATGATCCTGATTTTTTGGATCAGGTTATTCTACTTGTAGATTGCGGCTCGGGAAAAAGTTTTACTTCTTCTCATGCTACCAATCATTTTGCGCTGGCTTTCTTTTTTGGAGTGTTTTTTAGAAGTCTGCAACCGGCCTTGCTGCCGGTATTGATTTTTTGGGCGGCTATGGTTTCTTATGCGCAAATATATGTTGGTGTTCACTATCCATTTGATATATTGGGCGGAGCAATTTTAGGTGCGTTTATAGGAATAATATTCGCAGCTATTGGTAAATATATTCTCAGAAATAAATTTAAAACGGCAAAAGATGGAGTTTGA
- a CDS encoding DUF1599 domain-containing protein: MANKTSEQYDQVVDKCRQIFEKKIKDYGTSWRVLRTMSLTDQIFIKAKRVKTIEELGNAKIEEGIEEEFIGMFNYGIIALIQMHIANNAPMELSETEAMKHYDLETKQTKALMMAKNHDYGEAWRDMRINSYTDLILMKLMRLKQIEDNKGKTLISEGAESHYMDIVNYAAFGLIKLSEGQKN; encoded by the coding sequence TTGGCAAATAAAACATCAGAGCAATACGATCAGGTAGTGGACAAGTGTCGTCAGATTTTTGAAAAGAAGATCAAAGATTACGGAACCTCCTGGCGGGTACTGCGCACCATGTCGCTCACCGATCAGATTTTTATCAAAGCTAAGCGGGTAAAAACAATTGAAGAGTTGGGCAATGCCAAAATAGAAGAGGGCATAGAAGAAGAATTTATAGGCATGTTCAATTACGGTATTATTGCGTTGATACAAATGCATATTGCCAATAATGCGCCAATGGAGCTGAGTGAAACTGAAGCCATGAAACATTATGACCTGGAAACCAAACAGACCAAAGCCCTTATGATGGCCAAAAATCATGATTATGGCGAGGCCTGGCGTGATATGCGTATCAATTCCTATACCGACCTAATTCTGATGAAACTCATGCGCCTGAAGCAAATTGAAGACAATAAAGGCAAGACACTGATATCCGAAGGAGCCGAATCGCATTATATGGATATTGTGAATTATGCTGCTTTTGGCTTGATCAAGTTGAGTGAAGGGCAGAAGAATTGA
- a CDS encoding class I SAM-dependent methyltransferase — protein sequence MAVKKEWFEDWFDSPYYHLLYSNRDESEARNFIDRLINFLQPEAGSYMLDLACGKGRHAKQLAEKGFKVTGIDLSEKSILSAKAFESERLKFFVHDMRKLFYTNYFDYAFNFFTSFGYFDRESDNIKTLQAVNKGLKPGGVLTIDFLNVNKTLSDLQHSEQIERSGVVFHIDRKIERGFIIKDIKFSDKGKLYNYQEKVQAIDLDHFKKYMAESNFSIQHIFGNYALDAYDEKDSERLIIIAKKKNA from the coding sequence ATGGCAGTAAAAAAAGAATGGTTTGAAGATTGGTTTGATTCGCCATATTATCACCTATTGTACAGCAACCGAGATGAAAGTGAGGCACGCAATTTTATAGATCGCTTAATAAATTTTTTGCAACCTGAAGCAGGCAGTTATATGCTTGATCTGGCCTGTGGCAAAGGGCGTCATGCGAAACAATTGGCAGAAAAAGGTTTTAAAGTAACTGGAATAGATCTTTCTGAAAAAAGCATTCTTTCAGCAAAAGCATTTGAAAGTGAACGATTGAAATTTTTTGTGCACGATATGCGCAAATTGTTTTACACCAATTATTTTGATTATGCTTTTAATTTTTTTACCAGCTTTGGCTATTTCGATCGTGAAAGCGACAATATAAAAACTCTACAGGCTGTCAATAAAGGGCTGAAACCGGGAGGGGTTTTGACCATTGACTTTTTGAATGTCAACAAAACACTTAGTGACTTACAACATTCTGAGCAAATTGAAAGGAGTGGGGTCGTTTTCCATATTGACAGAAAAATAGAGCGAGGTTTTATTATAAAGGACATTAAATTCAGTGATAAAGGAAAGCTTTATAACTACCAGGAAAAAGTTCAGGCTATTGATTTAGATCATTTTAAGAAGTACATGGCTGAATCAAATTTTTCAATTCAGCATATTTTCGGTAATTATGCCTTAGATGCTTATGATGAAAAGGATTCAGAGCGCCTGATTATAATAGCAAAAAAGAAAAATGCTTGA